The following are encoded together in the Primulina tabacum isolate GXHZ01 chromosome 18, ASM2559414v2, whole genome shotgun sequence genome:
- the LOC142532290 gene encoding uncharacterized protein LOC142532290 → MTKESANPYSSVISGNILIFDKKAFTLIDTGATHSFISEVFMHFLSVEPTVMALHFNIVLPSRNEICPTSILKACPVLMSTRLLFDDLIVILMVAFDVILVLDVRKECNMQLQDIDVVQEYPDVFADDVPELPPDREVEFVIDLIPGTAPISKAPYIMAPIEMKKLKNQLQELLDKGFIRPSSSAWGALVLFCEKEGWIVEIMH, encoded by the exons ATGACCAAAGAAAGTGCTAATCCTTATTCTTCAGTGATATCAGGTAATATTTTAATCTTCGACAAGAAAGCATTTACATTAATCGATACTGGTGCGACACACTCTTTTATATCTGAAGTGTTCATGCATTTTTTATCTGTTGAACCTACTGTTATGGCATTACACTTCAATATTGTGTTGCCCTCTAGAAATGAAATTTGTCCTACTAGTATCCTTAAGGCTTGTCCTGTTCTAATGAGTACGAGATTATTGTTTGATGATCTTATTGTTATTCTGATGGTAgcatttgatgttatattgG TGTTGGACGTGCGCAAGGAATGTAATATGCAATTACAAGATATTGATGTGGTTCAAGAGTATCCTGatgtatttgcagatgatgtgcCTGAATTACCACCTGACCGAGAGGTGGAATTTGTTATTGATTTAATTCCAGGTACAGCTCCAATCTCTAAAGCTCCATACATAATGGCTCCGATTGAGATGAAAAAACTGAAGAATCAATTACAGGAgctattagataaaggttttatccGTCCTAGTTCATCGGCGTGGGGAGCTCTGGTGttattttgtgaaaaagaaggatggatcGTTGAGattatgcattga
- the LOC142532288 gene encoding uncharacterized protein LOC142532288, whose protein sequence is MHTSTQGRGRGRGQGTTESFDDGAYDRFRRMNPPDFIGGPDPLVALEWIKSLEAIFDYLKFADQDKVSCAVFMLVKAARIWWESTKVTVNVRELKWDEFKELFYAKYFSKEVKAKKVKEFLELRQDAMSVAEYTLKFKEGCFFVPFISENNKDKGEHFLRGLKSEIRRDVHMSKLITYQDIVERTLLAEHDEQEIEKERQLRRQAFQARGQGTSTIVRGGHKGKGKMEQRNKPSLPSSYTEQPVCPKCGKPHKGECLVGSGRCYRCKEMGHTTQKCHLSSN, encoded by the coding sequence ATGCACACCTCGACCCAGGGTCGTGGTCGTGGAAGAGGCCAAGGCACAACTGAAAGTTTTGATGATGGTGCATATGATCGTTTCAGACGTATGAACCCTCCTGATTTTATTGGTGGCCCTGATCCATTAGTGGCTCTTGAATGGATCAAATCATTGGAGGCCATATTCGATTACTTGAAGTTTGCCGACCAAGACAAGGTAAGTTGTGCTGTGTTTATGTTGGTCAAAGCGGCTCGTATCTGGTGGGAATCCACCAAGGTCACAGTTAATGTTCGAGAATTAAAGTGGGACGAGTTCAAGGAATTATTCTatgccaaatatttttcaaaggaAGTCAAAGCCAAGAAAGTGAAGGAATTTCTTGAATTGAGGCAAGATGCTATGTCTGTCGCTGAGTATACTTTGAAGTTCAAAGAAGGATGTTTCTTTGTTCCCTTTATTTCTGAAAACAACAAAGATAAGGGAGAACACTTCCTTCGTGGTTTGAAGTCAGAAATTCGAAGAGATGTCCATATGTCAAAGTTGATCACCTACCAAGATATTGTTGAGAGAACCTTACTTGCCGAGCATGATGAACAAGAGATTGAGAAGGAACGGCAGTTGAGGAGGCAAGCTTTTCAAGCTAGAGGGCAAGGGACAAGTACTATTGTGCGTGGTGGCCACAAAGGAAAAGGCAAAATGGAGCAACGCAATAAGCCTTCTTTACCTTCTTCATATACGGAGCAACCGGTGTGTCCTAAGTGTGGCAAGCCACACAAAGGTGAATGTTTGGTTGGTAGTGGTCGATGTTATAGATGCAAGGAAATGGGGCACACAACACAGAAGTGTCATCTTTCTTCGAATTAA